The stretch of DNA GCCACAAAGTCGAGCTTCACCTGGAGAGAGCAGGCAAAACTCAGGGCCAGCTCAGACACAGGAAGAGTTCTCACCCTGCCCCATCTCACAGCACACGAGGGCCAGCGGACACACTCACCTTGGCCTTCTGCTGCAGGGTCAGCCTCTTGATGGAAATGAGGCTATTCGACTTGGCATCTCCGATCACCACCCACCAGCCCTCTTCACGTTTCTGTAGTGACCAAAAGCCAACAGAGTCAGCACATAAAATTTGATGATCATGACACCAAGAGAAAAGTTACAAAAGTAAGAAACCAGAAACCAGAAAGAAAGCTTTCTAAAACTTCTTCCCAAACTACAACTGGATATACCTAAGATTTTAAACTGTCTGAGGTGTCTCACATGAATCTTTAAGCAGGCAGATGAACTCATTTGTTGGTTCTGCCTCATTTCCTTGTCCCAAAGTACCTTCTGCCATTTAGTACCTGACGCTAAGTCCAAGATTCCAATATTAGACATCTAGTCTTTGGGGCCTCGCAGCTTTGAGTTCCTCAGAGACCCttttaaataaaaggtatatatgCTGGAGGAGAAAAACACGTTAACATGGAGGTGAGCCTGCCAGCAGAGAGGATCCAAAGTAGGCCTTGCATCTACCAAGAATCCCCCTCTGCTGGCCGCTCCACTGTCAGAAAACCCAAGCATTCCACTTTAAAGCACTCTTTCCTCAGAGCCTATTAAACGAATAGTTCGTAAACTTAAACATTACAGTGTATCTGGTTTCTCCTTTCAGCCTTCAATTATTCTCCCATATAAGGGATCAGATTTCCTTTTTGGTGGTAAAGAACCAAGCACTGGAAGCAGAGTAAGTAGCTGTGAGAAACGAGAGCGAAGAAACACCAACTAGAAAGGCCgagtgacacgtgggatcttagtcccccaaccagggatcgaacccgtgcccgccccctgcattggtagcagagagtcttaaccactggaccgccagggaagtccccctggagCCATTTAGAGTTAAAGATAAATGCTTCTTCACAGCCACGGATGTCAACAACTGCATGACTGGGGCGTTCAATAACGACCAGGCACCTAAATTGCCTTAAAgcaaaaaaccaccaaaaactCCCACAGAAAACACCCATGGCCCCAAGATTAATCCTCAGGCTTGTGGCTTCATTATTACTCTAAATTTCCTCCCTCAGTGACTATGCACCCTTGTAGCCCAGCCTCTAGCCAGTCGGTAGGGCCTCAAGTGGACCCCTGGCAAGCCACGCCCAGGACGCACCTGTGGGAAGAGAGGCGCGATCACAGGGCCTGTGACTTCCTCCTCTCGCTCCAGCTGCACCAGCACCACAACCGGCCCGCCACTGTGGGGAGAAACGCAGGTCGCACGTCACAGCTGTGCCCAGCAAGGAGCCGGGGCGGGGCACCTGGCCCTCTCTGGCTCACCTGCGGATGCTGTCCTTGTCCACCACCTCGTAGGACAGCTCGATGTTGGGGTAGCGGTTACAGAAGCGGGCCACGTCTGCGATCTGGCTATCGGACAGCTGAAGCAACGCGTTGCGCTCTTCATCCTCCATCTCCATGATGTCAAAAACACTCTCCACCCCCTGCAGTGGGTGTCAGAGgtcagggaagagagagaatgcaCACTAGCAGCAGAGGAAAGTGGCCCCAAAGAGCGGCTACTTTTACTTCCTATGCCATCAGACCATCTAAAGAAGACACGGCTTCAGAAAGAGCCTGGCCCACAACCGGCAGGCTCTCTAGCAGCTCCACGGCTAACACCTCCAGAGAGGCCAGAACGAGAAGGCTCCCCTCCACAACCGCCCCCAGTGCAAGACGCTCGGCTCCCAGCCTCGGCCACCCGACACTCCGGGTCCAGGCCCGGCTCACCTTGTCTGTGCAACGTTTGATGTGCTCTGAGGTGAAGTGTGGCAGCTGTTTCAGGTATGAGTCCTTGGACCACATAGCTTGGGTGACCATCTGGGCCAGCTCCATGGCTGCCAGAGCTGGGCTGAGCCACCCGTTGCTGGAGAGGACATCCACACAGGCCTGGATGAGCCGGATGGCCTGAACAGGGACAGGAGAGCAAGAGCAGGCAGGGTTGGAACTGCTGCTTCACAGGCCACACgggcttccccccgcccccctcgaTACCTTGCTAAGGATCTCCTCTGTATCTGACTGCAGCTCAGCACTCAGCTGCATGCGGGACAGGTGAGCCTGCAGAAGCAGGTTGGTCTTGACATGCGGGTCATTGAACTTAGGGTTATTCAACTTGTGGGGGACCTTCTGGGCCAACTggaaagtggaagaaaaagagcCGATGATGAAGAGGTGACCCTGCCTGAGACCTATCCCAGGCAGCACCTATCCCAGGCTCACAACCCTTCAAAACTCAGAGGGGTGGCTGGgtgcctggggcggggggggggggctgagACGTGTGGAGGTGCGTGAGGGAGGTCGGGGCAGGAGGGGTCGGTGTCTTCCTGTGGTGACGGGGCATTGCGTGCTCTGGGCACGCGGGCCAAGTTTCAGCTCCGAGGATGTTCTCCTGAAGCTGCCCTCACCTGCCGCAGGAGGTTGTCTTCATGGTGCCGGATGGGAATGTTCTCATACTCGGCCGCATTGGAGATGATCTCAATAAGCCCTCGCACCTTGGTCTTGGCATTCAGGGACATGCTGAAGAGCTCTGAGAGAGGTAGGGAAGGAGATTTGAGAGCAGTCAAAGCAGGCAGAaaaggagcagagaggagagagttaACTCCTGGGCTACCCCAGCTCCACCCTGCGATGCGTGCCTCTGACGAACACCGGATGGGGCACTGGAAGCGTCATCGCCTCTCATCCACATGGGCTGCAGACCCTGCCCAAGATCCCTCTAGCTCAGGCTCTGCACAGACCCAGCCCCTGCTGGCCCTCACCAATGGTGGTGTAGTTGATGTAATAGTAGGCAGCGATCATGCCCAGGTTCAGAGGCGCCACGTCCATCTCGTCCTCAATGCTGATGCACTTGGACTGCTCCAGGTCACTCAGGGTTTGTTCCACGAGCTCCGACAAGTGGTCAGACAGGTGACGATGTGAGATACCTGTGAAGGTGAGAGCTAAGTGGGGAGTCACGGGGAGATGGCGAGTAAGGGCTGTGAAAACCGCAAAAGGATAAGGTATGCTCCAAAGCCACTGACCCTGCAGGTTGTAATAATTGGGGTTCTGTGTCATGCGGCGGTACAGAAAGGTCCAGGTGAGGTAGTCCACGGCGTCCTGCTTGTTCTCGATGGTCTTGGTGACGATCTCAGCATTGAAGTGGTCATGCATACAGTGGTCCAGGTGAGACTCTACTGGCAAAGGCTCATATAAGAACTTTTTGAAGAAATCCTATGGGAAGGAAGATAATAAAGAGTCAATGACAATACGGTCACAGAGATagatcaaggggaaaaaaaaggccaaGGGAAAACGCGGCCCCTGTGTGACAGACAGACACAGCTGATCAAAATGGAAGAAACCAGTTGCACAGACAAGGTGAGCTGGGTCTGGACCTGGAGAGTTGGGTGTGTATGCCTGTTCCCACTGGCATCACTGGTTATTTCTACAGCAGAGACAGGGGGTACCCCAAGTCCCACATGCTGAGCAGAGCATGAGGGAAGATGGAACCAGCCAGAGCGAGAAGACGTCAACACACAGAGTCAACAGCAGTAGCAAAGACCAAAGGCTACAAAATTCTACGCAGCCAAGAGGCTTGTTACAAAAGCaacatggaagataaaagaggCAGAAGTTGACAGacagaatgtaaaaaaataagtaaacacatCTATCGAAAGAGAAACTAAAGAATCTTTTCTGAGGCCCAGGATCAAAAGACAGTGCAAGAGGCCCAGGCTGACCTTTTTGGAGCCCTGGCACATGATAACGCAGCGCCCCTCGTCATCCTGCAAAGGGCGGTTGGCGTGTCCCACCATCTGCAGCACGTCGTAGATGGGGTAATCCACGTACCTAAAGACAGGCGGGGAGAGGAGGCAAAGCCGCAGCAACAGACACTCAGGAGGCCGACTCCCTAAATGTCACAGAATAAAGTGCAAACACGGGGAGACGTGGGCCAATCACAGCAAAACTCTGTTTACAAGTTCCCACGCTCAGGCACTAGTTTCACGCATCATCTATACATCACTTTAGTTTTCAAGTGTAAGAGTCATTACTTTGTTGCTCAGTGTCCTTGAACCAAAGCTATTAACCCATCTGATGCCAACAGCCAAATAACTCCCCATTAAAGGATCTAATATGTAAGGCAGGCTTCCAAACTTTACAGCTATATAGTTCATGAGTAATGAAGTCACCCGACTCAAATCCAAATCTAGAAGCAGGTTCAGACATGAAAAATAAGTCCATATAAATAAAACCCTGGCTGGGGTGGAATCTCGGCTAGCTTTTTATTTCCCTAACACCTTTTCTTCACAATAGTGAACTTCTGGATTTGCAGGTATTACGTTCATCTTAGGAAGGAAGGTCCCGTTAACACAGAGCAAGTGCACGGCTGTACTCACGCGTGGATCTTGCCGTTGTAGTACTGGGTATCCATGATAATCACCAGGTGGGCGGCCACATTCATGCCCCAGCAGAGACTCCGAGAAGCCACCACCACCTGGATAGCCCCTGAGCAGCAGAAGGGAGGAGACTAAGCACAGGGCTCCCTGGCTGAGGCAGGACCTGCTGCCTCCTGGGCAGGTAGTGGCTTATCTTGTGCTACGTTTCAGAACTCAGAGCAAAGCTTACCAGGGACAAACTTTAATGACTAAGGGGCTAACTCGGTACTACAGGAGGTGGCTCTATGTCACTGTTGCTCTGCTGGGGGGGCTACCCTGGAGGAAACAAGGTAATCCTGGAACAGAATCCCAAGCCCAGGGAAAGCTAGGCTCACACTCCTGCCTGACAGATGGGCCTTGCTGGCTGGAAAGTGCTAAGGCTGACTCAGCCACGGGCTGGCTCAGTACATGGTAGCAAAATCGAGCTCTGAAGGTGCCACAAACCAGACAGATTCAGGGGTCAAAGGGTGACAGTAATGATTCTGGCAGGAGCAGCTCCACTGCAGCTCCACTAAGCACTGTCAAAATAATACTCTGCGTGAAATGCCTGACGTCAACAAGGGACAGAGGCACACAGCCACCCAAGGGAAACAGAGGCCCAACCACTCTGCTGAGCCTGGAATCCGTAGAAAACCAGATCTAGTGGCCAAATGTCCTGGTCTAAAAAACCAGGTTCTGAAAGAGCACAACCTTATGTGCTTGCCTGCTTTCTCATCTAGAAAGTAGGGGCAGTATCTGTCCCACCTTCACCACAAGGGTACtgaaatcaaatgagataacagaTAAAATAATCTGGTAagtatcaatattttgaaaatgaccaaTGTGCTGTAAAGAAATATCACCCATGCCCAGAAGTTCAACACACGCCCCCGTGACACCTCTGGATCTAGTCTCACTCTGTGCTTCAAGGCTTGCTCTCTACCTGAGCTGAAGAGCTGCTCCACCAGGCGCCGCTCCATGGGGCTGAGCCCCTCGTGCAGGTAGCCCACCCCGTTTAGCAGCGTCTCCTTGAGCGTGCTGTCACTCAGCTTCTCCAGGTAGGGGATCAGGTCCTTCTCCGTGCAGTGCAGGAACCTGGGCGGCATGAGCACTGACTCAGCCCGGAGCGCTTCCACCCCCCCAGAGACCCTTCCAGCTGTGCGTCGCCCAGCCCCGAGCCAGGCGGGGGCCACCCCACCCTTGTGAACAGAACACCCGGCAGGAGGCCAGTCTCACTTGAGCCAACCCTCACCTCCCCACGGGCCCCAGGAGCCAGGCCCCGCCCACCTCTGCCGCTGGATGTCGGCCGCACACGTGGTGAGGATGTCGATGGCGGTGAGGCGCGTCTGCTTGCGAGATGGAACAAAGACAATGACAGGCTTCTTGGGCGAGTGCTTGGTGATGGCGTGGTACACAGGCTTGGCCATGGACAGCAGGCGAGTCTGCGTGTGGCTAATGTTGAAGCCCTGGAGAccgaggaggaagaaaggaggttaCAAACCCAGGGAGCCCAGGACGTCATGAGGCCACGTGGGAACAGAAAGAGTGGGTCCCACCTGGATGTGCAGCTCCAAGGGCACGGGGCGCACGTTCGGGTGGAAGTTGAAGGTGGAGGTGGCGCTGCACCCCAGCCAGTGGGCCACGTCCTTCGCGTTTGAGAGCGAGGAGCTGAGGGCCACAATGCGAATGGGCCTCTCGATCTGGGAGGAGATGTAGCGCATCCGGGAGCAGATCACCTCCAGCACGGGCTGAAAGGGGGGGGGGAGTCACTGCAGGCCCGACGCTCCATCCTCAGCCCTGAGCTACCTTCGTGTGGAGCCCAACAACCTCGAGATGATCTCCTAACTCTTCCTTGTGATTAGGGGCTCTCCCGTCTTTGGGTCCACCTCCTCCACAGCCAATCTCCACTAAGCAATGGTACTCtccaagaaaactacaaaaaagtCTCAGATCATCCTTTCAGAATAAGGTGACAGGCAGAATCCTCTTGGGAGAAGCCCTAGTCTCTGGCCCTCACCTAAGGCCCAAGGCCAAGGCTACTCTGCTGGTCCCAGCCCCGCTCCTATGTTGCAAGGTCAAGCCATACCCCATTCTCGCCCCCGATAAGGTGGACCTCATCCACCACAAAGAGGTTGATGTTCTGGACATTCTTGCGCTGCTTCCACCGCCGGGAAAGGATGTCCCACTTCTCGGGGGTGCTGATGATGATGTTGCCTTTGCCCAGAAGCTTCAGGTCCGTGCTGGTCTCCCCCGTCAGGAGCACCACCTTCTTGTTGAGCCTGTCCTGGAACTTCTCGTACCAGTCCATGTACACCTGGCAGGCGGGCAGCGGGAGGGCAGAAAAACATCAGGCCACGTCAGGCTTCAGTTCATGAATTATGAGAAAAACATGGGAAGCCAAACACAGAGGCCTGTCGCCCTGGAGATCTCAAGCTAAATACTTCGTAATCACACACCAACCTATAAGTGACCAGAGAGCTTCCCTTTAGTATACGACTGCGGAAATGACCACCAGCAGGCAAACAGTCTTGCCCCAGCTGGCTCTGCAAATTTCAGGGCTCAGAAAACCTTGATGTGGACTCAGAGATGAAAACGGTTTCTGGGAAAATTCACACATGACACACCTGCTCCGCCAGAGCCTCCATGGGGGTGATGTAGACACAGCGCCCCTCCGAGTTCTGTAGCAGCATCCGCAGGATGGCAAACTCCGCACAGATGGTCTTCCCGCTGCCCGTGGGGGCCCCCACAAACACGTTGTCATCGCTGTTGTACACGGTGTTGAACACTGAGAAGCGACAGAGAGGCAGCGTGAACACTGAGAGAGACTCGGACACGCAGGAAACTCAGCCAGTCAGCCCAGAATGGCAACCATGAGGGGTGACGGCACACGGCCCCCAGCTGCAGTCGGGCCTGTGACATCTCTCCCCTTCATCCGCTCCTTCCCAcacaagaggaggagaagggaccAAGATCAAGAGTTCAGGGCCCCTGGAGATTTGCGGGAGGACAACAGAAGCAAAGGAGGTCAGGGCTCCCTCCTTGCTTCTCAGGGACAGGATGCCGAACCAAGGGGAACTggctcccctcctctgcccctccaaCCCTCTCCTGTGTTTCCTGGAAAGAGTCAAGTACACAGAGAAGGTAAAAAACCTAATACGTAAGCCCTGGCATCCAGactgggttaaaatcaagttCTACTATTTATTAGCTGGTTCAATTGGGGTGCCTCTccctgcctcggtttcctcatctgtagaacagGACACTGATGGTAGTATCTCAAATGGTAAATCCCTGTTTGCTGGTATCTCAAACAGGATTGtggaaggaatgaaagagaaaacacttGGGGTGCACCCAGCCCAGAGTACTTAGAACATGGGGCGTGCTCTGCGAACACAGCTGTCGTTTACAGCAATGAAGGCAGAGGAGGCCTCGGTCAACGCTGCACACTCTGGTTCAATACTGGAGCCTCCTGAGCCTGAGAAATGACAGTGCACCGTGATAATAAGACCTGCTCTACCAACCCTCCTCAGGGACACGTGCAAAGAAGCGAAGCAAATCTAATAGTAACCAAGGGCTTCTGAGAACGGAAAACGTCCTGGCTGCTCCAACAGTTGGCACTGATGAGCTCCCACTCCTGCCAAGCACCTGAgggccctcctccccctcctcccgcaGAACCTACCTGTCTCCAGGGGACCTTAAAAGGCCTCCAAAGGAACCGCCCGCCTGGAAATGGAAACACCTACCCTGGGTCTGGATGGGGTTGAAGAAAGGAAATTTATCTTGGTAAAGGCTCTCAAAGGCACTGTTTCTCAGGGCAGACACGGGCAAGGGCTGCAGGTCCAGAAGCTCGGTTGGGGGTGGGTACTTCTCTGGTAGGATCAGGTGCCGGAAAGAGACAGGCAGCTGGGTCTCACAAGCTGCCAGAAAAGAAACGGGAAGGGCAGTCAGCACACTGGGAACCCCAAGGCAGCATACACAGCACTCTCCCCAACCAAGTCTGGCCCAGTACAAGGGGCAAGACACTCATCTAACTGCCCCGGGAGGACCTGGCCCAGGGGACCCCGCGGAGGAGACGCACTCACAGAGCCAGCGGTCAGACACCACACGGATGAAGTACTGAGGGGGCAGCGGTTCAAAGACGGGCACGAAGAACGTAATGAGGTGCTCGTCCTGCGCATACTTGGCCTTGAGTAGGAAGTACTCGTGGTGCAGGATCACCTCGCTGTCCACATCCTCCACCAGAATCCAGAACGCCTCTGAGGAACCATGGACCTGCCCACAGGGGCACAAGTGACAGGAGCATGAGCTGGCGGTAACTCAGCCCTCCAATCCCGCTCTCCTCAAGACCCCTCTGAAACCAGGTCCCTGCCTCACACAGCCTGACCTTTTCATCCCACTGGAAGTCGGGCGTGATGGTCAGCTCCACCTTCAGCGTGGAGCGCGTGATAGGCTGCAGATGCACCGACAACTCCAGCTTGGGGAACAGGTGGACGTACTTGTGGATGGTCTTCCCCATCTTGGGCATGCGGATGAGCTCCCCTACGAGGACACAAGAGAGCACGGGGTTGCAGCCCAGCCTGCCTGAGGTACCTGCAAACGCAGCCCTGAGGGCCACCAAGGGGAACGGGCGGATTCCACTCCAGAAGGGCAGGCTCTTCCCTCCACTCTCAGTGGGCCCAGAAGATTCAAAGCCCCGAGACCAAGAGCAAGACTACTGCTAGTGGGACGAGACAAGCGAGCCCAGGATGTCAGGGCACGAGGCCTAGGAACTGGAAAGCAGGCAGGCTTAGGGGGACATCTGAGCTGTGCGGATGAGCAGGATGGCTTCCCACGCACCTATCTCATTGTGATTCAGGTCATACAGACGCTCAAAAGGGAAGTTTTTCTTCTCGATCTTCTTCACTACTTCCTCAGGGAGTTTCCGGAACTGGCGCAGAGGACACATGGACTGCCACCTGTCCAGGAAGGAAACAGAGCTATCAGTCCCTTGTGCGGGGCCTGGAACCAACTGTCCTCCTCACGGCTTCCAACGGATGAGCTGTGACCCACAAAACACGAATGCTGAAGACAGACATCTCCAACTATGCCACCCTCCCCGACTCCTCAGCTGCACCCCAGAGGGCCTGCCCCCTTCTCAACTTGCACCCAGCTGCATATTTCACCCATCAGGGCGAGATGTGATGCGCTCTAAGGCTTTCCCACCACACCCTCGGCCCGGGGACCCCCACCCCGTGACCAGCTTCCAGCTCACTGGGCCTTACATGCGTTTGTCAATCATCTTGCAGAGGTTCAGGGTCTTGTCTGTAAGCTGCGCCCAGCCTCGGTTCAGGACAATTTCAAAGATGGCACGCATCAACCGGCCAGCCGACTGGGGAAAGATGAAGCATTCCCCCTGTCAAGTCCGCACTGTCCCCAGACCTAATAATGCAGCCACCCGACACAGGGTTTAATTACCTCAAGCTCTGATACAACCAGCTACACCAACTCAAAACCCAAGTCCCTCTGTCatgacccacccccaccccaacccccagcaGACGCTGGCTGACGCAGGACAGTCAGAGAAGTGCAGCTAGAGCTCCGCGCCCAGCATTGTAACCTTCCACTCACTGCCTGGTCTTAAGGCTTTTGACTCATTTAGCATTTAGAGTCCTAGCAAGAGTAAGGGTGTTAGTGACTTGCCCTGAGGAAAAGACAAAGAGTAGTTATTAAAGCATTTTGCCATTTCTGGGTTTATTTAGGAGCCCAGCAGCCGTAATGGGAAGTCCCTCTCCACAGGGAAGCAGACACCGTGTCTTGCGATCTCCACATGGAGCCTCTCCAGCATCTCTGTAAAGGCCTCACCTTCCCACGTGCTCAAGATCAGTAAAACAGAGCGGCCGTACCACACGCGCACCAGCCAACAAGCCACCTGGGGCACAACTCAGCATTCCTTCTCCCTCACTAGTGTCAGGCCTACATTTTACCAGACACACACAGAACACGGGATGGGAACTTATCAGGGGTGGCACAACCCTGCCCTCACCTGGGTAACATATACCATGTCGGCCATCAACGCAAAGCCCTCCAATTTCAGTTGCGAGATGAAAGCTTGGAGAAGCACATTGATctggaaaaaagcaaaatcagCCAGAAGAAGGCTGATCACTGATTGAACCAACCGAAAAAGTGAATACATTTCTGCTCTGGGCATCCATGCCAGGTAAGACCTTCTAGAGCTCTTGATTTGCAGACATTAAATAATTGTTACTCCATGTAAAAAAGAACATGTGAGAAGGATGCAGAAACTCGGAGAACTGAGCAGATTACCAAGAACAAACCCAAACTCAAggatcatcttttatttttttaattcttttctaagGTTCATCTTTTAGAAGATCAGGAAAACCCCCTGACCCTCACCCCAAGCAGAGAGGAGCTGGGCTCACCTTCGCACTGGGTTCCTCAATGCTCTCCTTTACAGGGATGGGCACCCTCTCCAGCAACTTCTGCAGCTCCAGCTTCTCCTCCTGCCACAAGAAGGAAACAGGTCAAGAAAAAGCCAGGAGGCCAAGGAGAGAACCAACCAGTGACGTGGCAGTGGGTACCAACTTCCAGTTCCAACACGCTGAGTGGACTCACTTCTCTCACAGTGATGTTCTTGAACTCTGAGGACAAGGAGAAGACTCTGAAAAGCTCAATCTCACTCAGGGTGGGCTTTAGCAGCTGGTTGTAGGTCTGTACCGTATCATTGGTGATGTAGTAGTGGCTGGCTATACGACCGAGTTCTGTCACCTACAAAGAAGGAAGACTCAATCCAAAGCTGATCATTAACAAGTGGCAACCTCTCACTGTGGACGAGAGGTGCCCACTGGGTGAACACACAGCAATACAAGTGCCTGGCCCAAGCACAGGAAGAAGGATGGCCCAATAAACTGACCTATAGTGTGACTTGATGCCCACACAGACAAGAGAGCTAGATCAGCTGCCACAGCTCAAGATATGGAAAGGAAGCACCGTCAGGTTTTACACCATTTTAGAAGTTCCTAGGTTCAAAGGGCACAGTGCAATGCCACTTGTTTTTCTGCTGTTCCAAGCAGTGGGCAATTAGGCAGTACTTGAATCAAGACAGTGATCTGAAAAATTGTCTCCTGGGGCAACAACTTCTGCAGGGACCTCCGTCCCTCAGCCCTCTCACCTGGAAGTTGCCTGTCTTCTTGTCGTACTTGACCAGATTGTTCTTATCCAGCATCAAGGCAGCAGTATGAACCAGATCCAGTCGGCGCTGGTCCAGCAGGGGATCTCCCTTGAGGTCATCATGAGAGATGCCATAGAGGGTTGGGGATCGGAGCATTCGGATATACAGGTAGGCGTAGCCCAGCCAGTTCACTGCATCCTGTAAGAAACAGATCATGGGCCTTAGCATGCAGAGCTGATGTCCAAGTGAAAAGCTCCCACAGAGCACTCAGATGTTAATTCCCAACTATGAGATACGTATTATACTGTCTCGTGAACgtttataatatttcattatcaAGAAGACAAAGTTCTTTCTAAGATTTTGGCAACAAGGGGAATTGTCAGCCAGAGACCCAAGAAGCTTGAGAGCCTGCTTACACTGAGAGATGTGGGGCCCAGGGCTGGAGGACCCCGGTGCTGAGGCCCACAGCACAATGACCGAGACCACCTCACTCCTGGTACCCTGGCCTCTCTGGAGAAGACAAGAGGCGCCAAGGACAGAGCCCTCCCCTACCTTTGCGTTCTGGACGTTCCCCAGCACGATTTCCGCGTTGAGCATGTCAGGCAGCTTTGATACCATCTGGCTCTCAATAGGAAGCTGCTGATTGAGGAGGGACAGGTAGTACTGCAGCTCCCCATGAGAAGTGATGAGTATGCCTTCGCCCTTGGTGTCATACTGAGGTCTTCCTGCTCGTCCCAGCATCTATAGGTCAGAGAGGGCAACCAAGACGGCTATGGCCACAGAGCTCCTGGGTTTGATTCCAGGCTTCTACGTTATGGAACCTCGCCTTCCATCTGCCATCATTTGGACCTCCTGTGTATAAAACACAGCATGCTTTTCCCCACTGAGAATAAACTCAAAAGCTCCATACCTGCAGGATGTCCAGTGCCCCCAGTTCTGTCCAGCGCCCCTTCTCTGGACTGTACACCTGGGTGCCTTTGATGATGACAGTATGCGCGGGGAGATTCACACCCCAAGCCAGGGTTGCCGTGGAAACTAAAACCTACAGAGGTAAGGCAAGGTAATAAGGAAAACGGACGTTACCACCATGGATTACTATCCTCAACTTCTCCAGGCAACTGGCCTCAGAGCTTCTAGCAGCACCAAGGTGGGTCCCATACTTGCCAATGTAACACCAGAATAAAGGGGAAAGGAGTCCTTGAGTTCCTCAACTCTTCGAGAGTCAACATTTCAAGGTTCTAGAGACACTTAAGAGACAGATATGCAGACCTATATGAATCAACTTAAGGTTACTAAACAAGTTAAAGTATGGGCTCTCCTGAGACAGGGAATGAACAAGGTCCTGACCTATGTCTGACAACATCTGGAGTCACCAACATGCTTGCTTTGCTGGGCTTCTCAGGTGCTTTCCTGAAC from Phocoena sinus isolate mPhoSin1 chromosome 13, mPhoSin1.pri, whole genome shotgun sequence encodes:
- the SNRNP200 gene encoding U5 small nuclear ribonucleoprotein 200 kDa helicase isoform X1 is translated as MADVTARSLQYEYKANSNLVLQADRSLIDRTRRDEPTGEVLSLVGKLEGTRMGDKAQRTKPQMQEERRAKRRKRDEDRHDINKMKGYTLLSEGIDEMVGIIYKPKTKETRETYEVLLSFIQAALGDQPRDILCGAADEVLAVLKNEKLRDKERRKEIDLLLGQTDDTRYHVLVNLGKKITDYGGDKEIQNMDDNIDETYGVNVQFESDEEEGDEDVYGEVREEASDDDMEGDEAVVRCTLSANLVASGELMSSKKKDLHPRDIDAFWLQRQLSRFYDDAIVSQKKADEVLEILKTASDDRECENQLVLLLGFNTFDFIKVLRQHRMMILYCTLLASAQSEAEKERIMGKMEADPELSKFLYQLHETEKEDLIREERSRRERVRQSRMDTDLETMDLDQGGEALAPRQVLDLEDLVFTQGSHFMANKRCQLPDGSFRRQRKGYEEVHVPALKPKPFGSEEQLLPVEKLPKYAQAGFEGFKTLNRIQSKLYRAALETDENLLLCAPTGAGKTNVALMSMLREIGKHINMDGTINVDDFKIIYIAPMRSLVQEMVGSFGKRLATYGITVAELTGDHQLCKEEISATQIIVCTPEKWDIITRKGGERTYTQLVRLIILDEIHLLHDDRGPVLEALVARTIRNIEMTQEDVRLIGLSATLPNYEDVATFLRVDPAKGLFYFDNSFRPVPLEQTYVGITEKKAIKRFQIMNEIVYEKIMEHAGKNQVLVFVHSRKETGKTARAIRDMCLEKDTLGLFLREGSASTEVLRTEAEQCKNLELKDLLPYGFAIHHAGMTRVDRTLVEDLFADKHIQVLVSTATLAWGVNLPAHTVIIKGTQVYSPEKGRWTELGALDILQMLGRAGRPQYDTKGEGILITSHGELQYYLSLLNQQLPIESQMVSKLPDMLNAEIVLGNVQNAKDAVNWLGYAYLYIRMLRSPTLYGISHDDLKGDPLLDQRRLDLVHTAALMLDKNNLVKYDKKTGNFQVTELGRIASHYYITNDTVQTYNQLLKPTLSEIELFRVFSLSSEFKNITVREVSPLSVLELEEEKLELQKLLERVPIPVKESIEEPSAKINVLLQAFISQLKLEGFALMADMVYVTQSAGRLMRAIFEIVLNRGWAQLTDKTLNLCKMIDKRMWQSMCPLRQFRKLPEEVVKKIEKKNFPFERLYDLNHNEIGELIRMPKMGKTIHKYVHLFPKLELSVHLQPITRSTLKVELTITPDFQWDEKVHGSSEAFWILVEDVDSEVILHHEYFLLKAKYAQDEHLITFFVPVFEPLPPQYFIRVVSDRWLSCETQLPVSFRHLILPEKYPPPTELLDLQPLPVSALRNSAFESLYQDKFPFFNPIQTQVFNTVYNSDDNVFVGAPTGSGKTICAEFAILRMLLQNSEGRCVYITPMEALAEQVYMDWYEKFQDRLNKKVVLLTGETSTDLKLLGKGNIIISTPEKWDILSRRWKQRKNVQNINLFVVDEVHLIGGENGPVLEVICSRMRYISSQIERPIRIVALSSSLSNAKDVAHWLGCSATSTFNFHPNVRPVPLELHIQGFNISHTQTRLLSMAKPVYHAITKHSPKKPVIVFVPSRKQTRLTAIDILTTCAADIQRQRFLHCTEKDLIPYLEKLSDSTLKETLLNGVGYLHEGLSPMERRLVEQLFSSGAIQVVVASRSLCWGMNVAAHLVIIMDTQYYNGKIHAYVDYPIYDVLQMVGHANRPLQDDEGRCVIMCQGSKKDFFKKFLYEPLPVESHLDHCMHDHFNAEIVTKTIENKQDAVDYLTWTFLYRRMTQNPNYYNLQGISHRHLSDHLSELVEQTLSDLEQSKCISIEDEMDVAPLNLGMIAAYYYINYTTIELFSMSLNAKTKVRGLIEIISNAAEYENIPIRHHEDNLLRQLAQKVPHKLNNPKFNDPHVKTNLLLQAHLSRMQLSAELQSDTEEILSKAIRLIQACVDVLSSNGWLSPALAAMELAQMVTQAMWSKDSYLKQLPHFTSEHIKRCTDKGVESVFDIMEMEDEERNALLQLSDSQIADVARFCNRYPNIELSYEVVDKDSIRSGGPVVVLVQLEREEEVTGPVIAPLFPQKREEGWWVVIGDAKSNSLISIKRLTLQQKAKVKLDFVAPATGAHNYTLYFMSDAYMGCDQEYKFSVDVKEAETDSDSD